The following coding sequences are from one Triticum aestivum cultivar Chinese Spring chromosome 5A, IWGSC CS RefSeq v2.1, whole genome shotgun sequence window:
- the LOC123106434 gene encoding uncharacterized protein, with protein sequence MVNALGIGLLCCLVLQAAAAVLALRLPCRRRRRALAYLALVLTIVGHFIMAAIAHILLVADPGDLFFRICSTGGLFIYAAGDIISFLALLLGSGEE encoded by the coding sequence ATGGTGAACGCCCTAGGGATCGGGCTGCTGTGCTGCCTCGTGCTCCAGGCGGCCGCGGCGGTGCTGGCCCTGCGGCTCccgtgccgccgccgtcgccgcgccctcgccTACCTCGCGCTCGTGCTCACTATCGTCGGCCACTTCATCATGGCCGCCATAGCCCATATCCTCCTCGTCGCCGACCCAGGAGACCTCTTCTTCCGGATCTGCTCCACCGGGGGCCTCTTCATCTACGCAGCGGGAGACATCATCAGCTTCTTGgccctcctcctcggcagcggtgAGGAGTAG